The following DNA comes from Carassius auratus strain Wakin chromosome 46, ASM336829v1, whole genome shotgun sequence.
gactgAGTGTGtctgagactgtgtgtgtgtgagactgagtgagagagagacagagagtgtgtgtgtgtgacagagagtgtgtgtgtgagtgagtgagtgagaatgtgagtgtgtgtgaatgagagagtgtgtgtgagactgagtgagagagagagagagtgtgtgtgtgtgtgtgtgaatttgtgagagagtgagactgtgagtgagagtgtgtgagtgtttagtgtgtatgagagtgagactgtgtgatggtgagagagtgagtgagactTTGTGTGTAATCATGTCctgtttgactgtgtgtgtgtgtgtgtttgtgtgtgtatgtgtgtaatggTGTACTGCAGgtttcctcaaatcttgccctggaagTCCAATGCATGcatagtttagctccaaccctgatcaaagtcagcTACCTGTGATTTCTCTAATGATAATGAAGACATTGATTGGCAAGGGTTAgaatgctcaggtgtgtttgattaggattagagctaaactctagaggaaagtggatctcaagctccagatttgaggatccctggtgtcctgtgtgtgtgtgtgtgtgtatcatatcaggacacaactctgtataatgacatgggtatgacacaggtattacaaggagagggttcttatgaggacataacccatgtccccatttttcaaaacgcttataaatcatacagaatgagtttttttgagaaagtaaaactgcacaaagtttcctgtgagggttagggttaggtgtagggttggtgaagggacatagaatatacagtttctacagaataaaaaccattacacctatgggatgaacacacttttcacaaatacaaacgtgtgtgtgtgtgtgtgtgtgtaatggtgtCCCGTGTGTGTTCAGATGGACCTGATGCCGTTCGTGAATAAAGCGGGCTGTGAGTGTCTGAACGAGAGCGATGACTGTGGCTTTGACAGCTGTTTGATCAAGGACTCGTCGTATCTGGAGTCAGACTGTGATGAACAGGTCAGAGCCTTGTGTTCCTTTAACTGTTTCCAGAAACAACCGCGGGATTCACACACTCTTCTGTCAGCTCAACCCTGTCAACTTAAACTCAGAGTTCATATTCCCACAATTTAACTACAGATTCACATTCGGTTAACAGTTACATGACTTGcagagaaacaaataaaatatttactttaaatatttttttgtaattttgttatttaatttgatattttttaggatttagataataattattataaattaattacttaTTTTCAGGTAAAAATTTTATAGGAGTAGtgttaataaagtatttttttaatatattgtcattgttttaataattctgttttcgtttacatgttttattaatattattattattaatgaattatcAATTGTCAGGTCAATttcgttttatatatattttttccacatAGTTCCATTTTCCACATAGTTCCAATAGtttgatttaaatattattattattattaattactaattgtCGGattgaaaagttatatatataatatgtatttatatttatgtgccattatagtttttatttcattttatttggattattattcatgttgcatgtgcttttgtaatgtaggtgtaatttatttttagttctgATGCAGTTTCCAGTCTATTACTTGGCATGTATTTTCAGTATTTCCTTCACTGTACATTAAACTGAGAGTAAAACTGTGACATCACATCAGATGAGTTCCCGAGGTCACATGATCTCACGACTGATCcttctgtgtttgtttgcagCTTCTGATCACAATCGCCTTCAATCAACCCGTCAAACTCTTCTCCATGAAGCTGCTGGCTGCAGAACTCGGTAATATTTCAGATttacagatattatatatatataataaaatcagtATAAATGGTCAggcatttggggtcagtaagacttgtaaaagaatgtttttaaacaagtctcaaggctgcatttatttgaacagtaatatagaaaaaaactgtaatattgtaaaatgttttaacaatataaaataatgttttctattgtaatatcgtttaaagtgtaatttatttctgtgatgctccgctgtatttccagcatcattcctccagtctttagtgtcacatgatcttcagaaatcatgaaaatatgatgattctgATCACAATCTGATCACAAAACACTTTAATAGAtatccacatagaaaacagcagttttacatcagaataatatttcactattttccttatttttcctgtatttttgatcaaataaagaagAGACTCTCAACCCAATCTTTTgatctgcagtgtgtgtgtgaatagacAGGGCACAGTAAAAATGATCCGATATTCTGACGCACATCTCAAGTTGCTCTTGATCTGTTCAGAGCTCTGATGTAATGTGTGTCCTCAGCTCAAGCCCCGAAGAGCGTCAAGATCTTCATTAATCTTCCTCGATCCATGGGGTTCGATGACGCCGAGAGAAGCGAAGCCACGCAGGCGCTGGATCTGTCCGAGGACGACTACAAAGACGACGGCCTCATCCCGCTCCGATACGTCAAGTTTCAGAACGTCAACAGTGTGACTGTaggtcacaacacacacacaccgcttcacaatcacaacacacacaccgcTTCACAACACACACCGCTTCAGAGCAGCTTCACACCAACATCCAGCCATTCAAAAGAACCGTTCAGGagagaaacaattatttaaataaatactaaataaatatacatgaacAAATAAAAGCTctgaatacaataataaaaaataacaaatattttatggggaatttttttttttataaatgactaaaaataaatgaatatttaaataaaaaaagtctgtatttaaatgtttttattgcaatatttccatagagaaaaataaattaataataagtaaaactatttaatttttgcaaaataaaaaccCAAAACATTTTGatggaagaaaataaacaaatataaattataaataaatacatatatactacTCAAACCTaagtttttgcaaaaaaaaaaaaaaaaaaaggatgtaaatttggtaaagaataaaaaatttaaataaaaattcagaatCTGATTTAGTTCAGAATAACAATATTTccagaaatttatatatatatatacatataaattacacTAAAAGCAGAAATTACAAATATTCAATttgagcttcttaaaatactccTGCATTACATGTGTCCAGATAATTTACAAATGTCTCCAAATCTTTATAAAAATAGACAGTCTTCAAATGCTCATCTTAACTCATGATAACAATATAccaagggagaaaaaaaattaagttaatgcaaataaatgactaaaaacaTGTCAAAATACTAACAACGTAATGTTAGCAACCCCGAGATCCAGATCATTTACTAAGTATTGTTCATATTTAATGTTATGACATGCTTATGGTTTAAGAAGCTTTTTGAGAATCTGAGAGCTTGATTTCTAAGGTGTTTCTGTGTTCAGGTGTTTATCAAGTCCAACCAAGGAGACGAGGAGACGACGAAAGTGAACTACTTGACGTTTATCGGGACTCCTGTCCAGGCCACGAACATGAGCGACTTCAAACGGGTGAGTAAAGAGTCACCGTCCGGCCAGTGTTTACTCCACGTGACGGAAgttaaacctgtgtgtgtgtgtgtgtgtgtgtgtgtgtgtgtgtgaaacaggttGTGGGTAAGAAGGGAGAAAGTCACTGATGAGGAAAAGACGACAACATATTGCTGCAATCTCTCCACGGCCAACATGACTGGGTGAAATCACCCGAAAACAGACACTGAGGAGCGCCAGATCCATcactgagagagcgagagaagacACAGCGTTGTCTCGATGAGGCCCTGGTTCTCTCATTTTTATCTAAAACGTACATGTAAATAAAGTCGATCCTTTTTCAAAGGCACGTGGCTACTGTTGTTTATCAGTACTGGAACTACACcctttttatgataaaaaatttCATCTAAAAGCatgaatgttgattttttttcttattgctgCTGTTCCTCTTCTGGCCGCTGGGTGTCAGCAGACTCCACGCAATCGGAGCGCGTTCACAAACCATCGCATGTGTTTGCAACATCatctttacatttgtttgaatcatACAATTTGAAAGAAACTCGAAATGTGGACAGAAATGATTTGTAATCGTTTGAATAACGCAGTGTCAATAActgcattaaaatactttttttttttcttaatactacgttttaaatgtatcataattaCATTATTTGGGAATATAGATGccta
Coding sequences within:
- the LOC113064496 gene encoding thioredoxin-like protein 1 — encoded protein: MVGVKVIGKDSEFQAELSGAGSRLTVVKFTMSGCRPCVRIAPAFNMLSNKYPQVVFLEVDVHVCQATAAANNISATPTFLFFRNKVRVDQYQGADASGLEEKIKQHVENDPGSNEDADIPKGYMDLMPFVNKAGCECLNESDDCGFDSCLIKDSSYLESDCDEQLLITIAFNQPVKLFSMKLLAAELAQAPKSVKIFINLPRSMGFDDAERSEATQALDLSEDDYKDDGLIPLRYVKFQNVNSVTVFIKSNQGDEETTKVNYLTFIGTPVQATNMSDFKRVVGKKGESH